In the genome of bacterium, the window AATATTCCGGTCGTCATGATTTGCCCCTGCTTCCGTTCTCGGTCGTTTTCGTCGTTCCGGTCAGAGCTTGATCTCGACTTCCACCCCGGCGGGCAGATCGAGCTTCATCAGGGCGTCGATCGTCGCGCCTGGAGGTTCGTGGATGTCGAGCAGGCGCTTGTGCGTGCGGATCTCGAACTGCTCCCGGCTCTTCTTGTCCCCGTGGGGGGACCGGTTGACCGTGAACCGTTCGATATGGGTCGGAAGGGGAATCGGCCCCGCGACCTTGGCGCCCGTCTGCCGCGCCTTTTCGACGATGTCACCGGTCGCCTTGTCCAGAAGCCTGGAATCGAAGGCCTTCAGCCGGATCCTTATCTTCTGGTGCTCTATCGCCACGTCGGTGTCCCCCCTTGACCTTTCCTTGCCCTACTCGGTGATTTCCGCGACGACGCCGGCGCCCACGGTCCGTCCGCCCTCGCGGATCGCGAACCGGAGTTCCTTCTCCATCGCCACCGGCGTGATCAGCTCTACCGACATCTGGATGTTGTCCCCAGGCATCACCATCTCGACGCCCTCGGGAAGCGTGCCCACGCCCGTAACGTCCGTCGTCCGGAAGTAGAACTGAGGACGGTACCCGTTGAAGAACGGCGTGTGACGACCGCCCTCCTCCTTCGTCAGGATGTACGCCGACGCCTTGAACTTCTTGTGCGGGGTGATCGATCCCGGCTTCGCCAACACCTGCCCGCGCTCCACGTCGTCCTTCTTCGTGCCGCGAAGCAGGACCCCGATGTTGTCCCCGGCCTGACCCTGGTCCAGCAGCTTGCGGAACATCTCCACGCCCGTCGCGACCGTCTTCTGCGTGTCCCGCAACCCGATGATCTCCACCTCGTCCCCCACCTTCACCACGCCGCGCTCCACCCGGCCCGTGACCACCGTCCCGCGGCCGGAAATCGAGAAGACGTCCTCCACCGCCATCAGGAACGGCTTGTCGATCGCACGCTCCGGCATCGGAACGTACGAGTCGACCGCCGACGTCAACTCGTAGATGCACTTGCAATTCGGGCAGTCTTCCTTCCCGCACCCGCACTCCAGGGCCTTCAACGCGCTGCCGCGGATGATCGGGGTCTTGTCCCCGGGGAAATCGTACTTGCTCAGCAACTCCCGGACCTCCAGCTCCACCAGGTCCAGCAGCTCCGGATCGTCCACCATGTCCACCTTGTTCAAAAACACGACGATGTACGGAACGCCGACCTGACGCGCCAGGAGAATGTGCTCCCGGGTCTGCGGCATCGGACCGTCCGCCGCGGAGACCACCAGGATCGCACCGTCCATCTGCGCCGCACCCGTGATCATGTTCTTGATGTAGTCCGCATGACCCGGGCAGTCCACGTGCGCGTAGTGACGGTTCTTCGTCTGGTACTCCACGTGCGCCGTCGCGATCGTGATCCCCCGCTCACGCTCCTCCGGCGCCTTGTCGATCTGGTCGAAGGCGATGAAATCCGCCAACCCGCGGGTCGCGAGAACCTTCGTGATCGCCGCCGTCAGCGTCGTCTTCCCGTGATCCACGTGGCCGATCGTCCCCACGTTCACGTGCGGCTTCGTACGCTCGAATTTCTGCTTGGACATGTGTGCGTCCCTCCTCCCCGCGAGTGGCTTGTTTCCCGAAATCCCCGTTATGCGCCCTTGACCTTCGCGATGACTTCCTCGCTGACGGACTGCGGCGCCGGCTCGTAATGGTCGAACTGCATGGTGTAGGTGGCTCGTCCCTGCGTCTTCGAACGCAGGTCGGTCGCGTAGCCGAACATCTCGGCCAGGGGCACGTGGGCCCCGATCACCTGCGTGTTCCCCCGGGCCTCGATCCCCTGGATCCTTCCGCGGCGGGAGCTCAGGTCTCCGATGACGTCCCCGGTGAAATCTTCGGGGCAGACGACCTCGACCCCCATGACCGGCTCGAGCAGGATGGGCCCGGCGCCCTTGCAGGCCGCCTTGAACGCCATCGAGCCCGCGATCTTGAAGGCCATCTCCGAGGAGTCGACCTCGTGGTACGAACCCTCGATCAGGGAGACCAGGACATCGACCACGGGGTAGCCGGCGATCACGCCCCCCTCGGCGGCCTCGATGATCCCCTTCTCGACGGCAGGGATGTATTCCCGCGGGATGGAGCCGCCGACGATCTTGTTGACGAACTCGAACCCCTTCCCCTTCTCGCACGGCTCGAC includes:
- the tuf gene encoding elongation factor Tu, whose translation is MSKQKFERTKPHVNVGTIGHVDHGKTTLTAAITKVLATRGLADFIAFDQIDKAPEERERGITIATAHVEYQTKNRHYAHVDCPGHADYIKNMITGAAQMDGAILVVSAADGPMPQTREHILLARQVGVPYIVVFLNKVDMVDDPELLDLVELEVRELLSKYDFPGDKTPIIRGSALKALECGCGKEDCPNCKCIYELTSAVDSYVPMPERAIDKPFLMAVEDVFSISGRGTVVTGRVERGVVKVGDEVEIIGLRDTQKTVATGVEMFRKLLDQGQAGDNIGVLLRGTKKDDVERGQVLAKPGSITPHKKFKASAYILTKEEGGRHTPFFNGYRPQFYFRTTDVTGVGTLPEGVEMVMPGDNIQMSVELITPVAMEKELRFAIREGGRTVGAGVVAEITE
- the rpsJ gene encoding 30S ribosomal protein S10; this encodes MEHQKIRIRLKAFDSRLLDKATGDIVEKARQTGAKVAGPIPLPTHIERFTVNRSPHGDKKSREQFEIRTHKRLLDIHEPPGATIDALMKLDLPAGVEVEIKL